In one window of Marispirochaeta aestuarii DNA:
- a CDS encoding branched-chain amino acid transport system II carrier protein produces MHKRSLLPFGVIAIISAAMFSSHFGVGDLIFPPILGRNMGTNWFVAALGYMLINSVGVWLAYLACAHQNKSLTGIATNILGNIGGKIYTAIPILITVFFILPRVSSATHEMAIAPLLPKVPLWATLAVFFLLSLYIAATRAKVIDKIGKVLAPLLILFVVILAVKGIFTPLQAPRGSASAPLKEGMLNAYNTMNAIAALLFGGWVLHELNIRNITTREDKDINLNVIGILTAILLGITSTVLVYLGASSGAAFPEAAIGVLSTEIANGLLGNLGLFSFALIMALSCLTTAAAIISMAGDMFSEMSGGKLKYRPIVIGATIAGFVLGLVGLSRIVNYTVPWLVLMYPSIIVIILSGLLYNFDRLKYAVSAGVGLALLFGLGDMLSFYGLTDNAISRLSAAMPLGNHGLGWVLPVLVIMFLTGFSLKIRASRTGSGKNA; encoded by the coding sequence ATGCACAAAAGATCCCTCCTTCCTTTTGGCGTTATAGCCATAATCTCGGCGGCAATGTTCTCGTCCCACTTCGGTGTGGGGGACCTGATTTTTCCTCCGATCCTGGGAAGAAACATGGGGACCAACTGGTTCGTCGCTGCCCTGGGGTATATGCTCATCAACAGCGTCGGGGTATGGCTGGCCTACCTGGCCTGCGCCCATCAGAATAAGTCCCTGACAGGTATTGCCACCAATATTCTTGGAAACATTGGCGGAAAGATCTATACCGCCATTCCCATACTCATTACCGTCTTCTTTATTCTTCCCCGGGTTTCCAGTGCAACCCATGAGATGGCCATAGCCCCGCTTTTGCCGAAGGTTCCCCTGTGGGCCACCCTGGCGGTTTTTTTCCTCCTCAGCCTCTATATTGCGGCTACCAGGGCAAAGGTAATCGACAAAATCGGAAAAGTCCTGGCACCGCTGTTGATTTTGTTCGTCGTTATTCTGGCAGTGAAAGGAATCTTCACACCCCTGCAGGCTCCCCGGGGATCCGCTTCTGCCCCCCTCAAGGAGGGCATGTTGAACGCCTATAACACCATGAATGCGATTGCAGCACTGCTCTTCGGCGGCTGGGTACTCCACGAGTTGAATATACGAAACATCACGACAAGAGAGGACAAGGACATAAACCTCAACGTCATCGGGATACTGACCGCGATCCTCCTGGGAATAACATCCACGGTGCTGGTCTACCTGGGAGCATCCTCCGGCGCAGCTTTCCCCGAGGCTGCCATAGGGGTTCTTTCAACCGAAATCGCCAATGGACTTCTGGGAAACCTGGGTCTTTTCAGCTTTGCACTGATAATGGCCCTGAGCTGTTTAACCACCGCCGCTGCAATAATCTCCATGGCGGGGGATATGTTCTCCGAGATGAGCGGCGGAAAGCTGAAATATCGACCTATAGTAATCGGTGCCACCATCGCCGGATTTGTACTGGGGCTGGTGGGATTGAGCAGAATCGTCAATTATACGGTCCCCTGGCTGGTTCTGATGTATCCCTCGATCATAGTCATTATCCTCAGCGGTCTCTTGTATAATTTCGACCGGCTAAAATATGCCGTAAGTGCCGGAGTAGGCCTTGCCCTCCTCTTCGGACTGGGGGATATGCTCTCTTTCTACGGTCTTACGGACAATGCTATAAGCCGCCTGTCTGCCGCAATGCCCCTGGGAAATCACGGACTGGGATGGGTGCTGCCTGTTCTTGTCATTATGTTTTTAACCGGGTTCAGCCTGAAAATTCGCGCTTCCCGTACCGGTTCCGGAAAAAACGCATGA
- a CDS encoding serine hydrolase domain-containing protein, with the protein MKERLQEFLHRKIEEGLFPGAQLLVGHKGRILADLNMGSMLKGSRDPKDAVTENTLFNIESITKVMVTLPIVFKLMEEGELRLDDCLVRYLPEFGTTAQKKKVRIRDLLNFSGGIPMDDPAGCEEAALKGDLEKSWKLHYSQDLVHPPGTKILYSDVSCRILGKALEKLMGKSLAAAASEWFFTPLGMKNTTFTPKNRESCAATGVSDRGRSLRGEICQDLEHALGEVLGSDGLFSNAHDMFVFSQMLLEKGIHNTHRFFSDPSLERMTRGVSNAGLFQEPSSYLQYIVGGPKTWFWEYARSPFSFFGDLVSDSAIGKMGGAGTFLLIDPAYDLVIVYLTNYGQPERSLEGDEGWNTFFRDIDVMGLCNMVLENLV; encoded by the coding sequence ATGAAAGAACGCCTGCAGGAATTTCTGCATCGGAAGATTGAGGAAGGGCTGTTTCCCGGAGCACAGCTCCTGGTCGGCCATAAAGGCAGAATCCTTGCCGATCTGAATATGGGCTCAATGCTGAAGGGCTCACGGGATCCAAAGGACGCGGTTACCGAAAATACCCTCTTCAACATCGAATCCATTACCAAGGTCATGGTCACTTTGCCCATCGTCTTCAAACTGATGGAAGAGGGAGAGCTGCGACTGGACGACTGCCTGGTCCGCTATCTCCCGGAATTCGGGACAACGGCCCAGAAAAAAAAGGTGAGAATCCGGGACCTGTTGAACTTCTCCGGAGGGATTCCCATGGATGACCCCGCGGGTTGCGAGGAAGCAGCTCTTAAAGGGGACCTGGAGAAATCCTGGAAGCTTCACTACAGCCAGGACCTGGTTCATCCGCCGGGCACAAAGATCCTCTACAGCGATGTCTCCTGCAGGATTCTCGGAAAGGCCCTGGAAAAACTCATGGGAAAGTCCCTGGCAGCCGCTGCCTCCGAATGGTTTTTTACTCCCCTGGGAATGAAGAACACGACCTTTACCCCGAAAAACAGGGAATCCTGTGCCGCCACCGGAGTCTCGGACCGGGGCCGAAGCTTGAGGGGAGAAATCTGCCAGGACCTGGAACACGCCCTCGGCGAGGTCCTCGGCTCGGACGGACTCTTTTCAAACGCCCATGACATGTTTGTCTTCTCCCAAATGCTCCTGGAAAAAGGCATCCATAACACACATCGTTTTTTTTCAGACCCAAGCCTGGAGCGAATGACCAGGGGGGTAAGCAACGCCGGGCTCTTCCAGGAACCTTCATCCTACCTGCAGTATATTGTGGGGGGACCAAAAACCTGGTTCTGGGAGTATGCCCGCTCACCCTTCTCATTCTTCGGAGATCTTGTATCTGACTCGGCAATCGGCAAGATGGGCGGAGCCGGTACCTTTCTTCTCATCGATCCGGCTTATGACTTGGTCATCGTGTACCTGACCAATTACGGCCAGCCGGAACGCTCTCTTGAAGGCGACGAGGGATGGAACACGTTCTTCCGGGATATCGATGTGATGGGATTATGCAACATGGTGTTGGAGAATCTCGTATAG
- a CDS encoding DeoR/GlpR family DNA-binding transcription regulator yields the protein MNDDSRLLQPDRFLKIQEFLSTRHTVKVAELSRVLNVSENTIRRDLVALEEAGICFRTKGGAGLLQSSVSGATFSRRLSQNRGVKSALARASIALVQSGDTVIIGSGTTAYEIAVKLCEMEHITVITSSLEAAQILTGLPELTLILSGGIVHGPSRSMTGSPAENFFDTVNADILFLSVKGVSIEKGLTDHTIVEASVKQRMIDCAKRVVLISDSGKLGQTALGHVCDLSAVDTLITDDAADPAFLDLLRKRGIGIIQVSSKE from the coding sequence ATGAACGATGATTCCAGACTTCTGCAGCCGGACAGGTTTTTGAAAATTCAGGAGTTTCTGTCCACCCGGCATACGGTAAAGGTAGCGGAGCTCAGCCGCGTGCTCAATGTTTCGGAGAACACGATCCGGCGGGACCTTGTTGCCCTGGAGGAAGCGGGGATCTGTTTTCGTACCAAGGGCGGTGCCGGACTTCTGCAGTCCAGCGTCTCCGGGGCTACTTTTTCCCGTCGTCTGAGTCAGAACCGGGGAGTCAAGAGCGCTCTGGCACGAGCCTCTATCGCACTGGTACAGAGCGGGGATACCGTGATTATCGGTTCGGGTACTACCGCCTATGAAATCGCCGTTAAACTCTGCGAAATGGAACATATCACCGTTATTACCTCGTCCCTGGAAGCCGCGCAGATACTGACGGGGCTTCCGGAACTGACGCTGATTCTCTCCGGAGGGATTGTGCACGGCCCCTCGCGCTCAATGACAGGTTCGCCTGCCGAAAATTTCTTCGATACCGTTAACGCGGATATTCTGTTCCTTTCGGTCAAGGGAGTCTCCATCGAGAAAGGCCTTACTGACCATACAATCGTGGAGGCATCGGTTAAGCAGCGGATGATCGACTGCGCGAAGCGGGTTGTGCTTATCTCCGACAGCGGCAAGCTGGGGCAGACGGCATTGGGTCATGTATGTGATCTTTCCGCTGTGGATACCCTGATTACCGATGACGCTGCCGATCCGGCCTTCCTCGATCTTCTGCGAAAGCGGGGTATCGGGATTATCCAGGTCTCATCAAAGGAGTAG
- the metE gene encoding 5-methyltetrahydropteroyltriglutamate--homocysteine S-methyltransferase has protein sequence MVKKHNLGYPRIGAGRELKIGLEAYWKGKSSLKELKTLGADLRRRHWRDQSGLDLIPLGDFSFYDQILDMSFTLGNIPERVKAYSGDMLDTCFRVARGRSAPAADEKAGFSGINAGEMTKWFDTNYHYIVPELSADTGFTLDASRLLQELAEVKSLGITAKPVITGPLSYLSLGKTKDGSDKLDLLSGIVPVYGELLELLAGEGVEWVQIDEPVLVTELDAEWKDAFRRAYDGLKESPVKLLLTSYFGRLGENRELAAELPVAGLHLDAVNGRDDIESLLHILPSDRILSLGVINGRNIWKTDLNTVLDWLEPLAEHLGDRLWIAPSCSLLHVPADLEREEKLDGEIKSWLAFARQKLEELSLLAAALNLGRDAVRDELDSNQEAVEARQNSPRVRNPAVREALAGIRPEMGCRKSSYPVRAAVQAPLLKLPKFPTTTIGSYPQTPEIRRVRRQFRTGKINRSEYTDAIQREIARCVREQEALGLDVLVHGEAERNDMVEYFGEQLDGYTFSDFGWVQSYGSRCVKPPILFGDISRPKAMTVDWITYAQSLTDKPMKGMLTGPVTILNWSFVRDDQPRSESCRQLALAIRKEVLDLEKAGIRIIQIDEAALREGLPLRRSEWQEYLDWAVECFRITANGVADETQIHTHMCYSEFKDIIASIADMDADVITIETSRSDMDLLDVFDRFNYPNGIGPGVYDIHSPNIPGEDHIVALMKQAARRIPEERLWVNPDCGLKTRQWEEVIPSLTNMVAAARRLRIETA, from the coding sequence ATGGTAAAAAAACATAATCTCGGATATCCCCGTATCGGTGCAGGGCGGGAACTCAAAATTGGTCTGGAAGCCTACTGGAAGGGGAAATCCTCCCTGAAGGAGCTGAAAACACTGGGTGCGGACCTGCGGCGACGGCACTGGCGGGATCAGTCGGGTCTTGACCTGATTCCCCTGGGTGATTTTTCCTTTTATGATCAGATCCTTGATATGAGTTTTACCCTGGGAAATATCCCAGAGAGGGTGAAGGCCTACAGCGGCGATATGCTGGATACCTGTTTTCGCGTGGCCCGGGGACGTTCTGCTCCGGCTGCGGATGAGAAAGCCGGATTCTCCGGGATCAATGCCGGCGAAATGACCAAGTGGTTCGATACCAATTACCACTACATAGTCCCGGAGTTGAGCGCTGATACCGGCTTTACACTGGATGCTTCCCGGCTGTTGCAGGAACTGGCGGAGGTGAAGTCCCTGGGGATTACTGCCAAACCGGTAATTACGGGGCCCCTTAGCTATCTTTCCCTGGGAAAAACAAAGGACGGGTCTGATAAACTCGACCTTCTCTCGGGAATTGTCCCGGTTTATGGGGAGCTGCTGGAGCTGCTTGCAGGAGAGGGGGTGGAATGGGTGCAGATCGATGAACCGGTGCTCGTTACCGAGCTCGATGCTGAATGGAAGGATGCCTTTCGCAGAGCCTATGACGGGCTGAAGGAATCTCCGGTAAAACTGCTGCTGACAAGCTATTTCGGCAGGCTGGGGGAAAACCGTGAGCTGGCTGCGGAACTTCCGGTTGCGGGACTGCATCTGGATGCGGTCAACGGACGTGACGACATAGAGTCCCTGCTTCATATACTTCCGTCCGACCGGATACTCTCCCTGGGGGTGATCAACGGCCGTAATATCTGGAAGACCGACCTGAATACTGTGCTGGACTGGCTTGAACCTCTTGCCGAACATCTCGGCGATCGCCTGTGGATAGCACCCTCCTGCTCGCTGCTGCATGTGCCGGCAGACCTCGAAAGGGAAGAGAAGCTTGACGGGGAGATCAAATCCTGGCTTGCCTTCGCCCGGCAGAAGCTGGAAGAACTCTCCCTCCTGGCCGCGGCCCTCAATCTGGGGCGGGATGCGGTCAGGGATGAACTGGATTCAAACCAGGAAGCCGTCGAAGCCCGGCAGAATTCTCCCCGGGTCAGGAATCCTGCGGTACGCGAGGCCCTGGCGGGTATAAGACCGGAGATGGGCTGCCGTAAAAGTTCCTACCCTGTAAGGGCGGCGGTCCAGGCCCCGCTGCTGAAGCTGCCGAAATTTCCAACCACCACCATCGGGTCCTATCCCCAGACACCGGAAATCCGCCGGGTTCGCCGACAGTTCAGAACCGGGAAGATAAACCGGAGCGAATACACCGATGCGATACAGCGCGAGATTGCCCGTTGTGTCCGTGAACAGGAGGCTCTCGGGCTGGATGTTCTTGTTCACGGTGAGGCGGAGCGTAACGACATGGTGGAGTATTTCGGCGAACAGCTCGACGGTTATACCTTCAGCGATTTCGGCTGGGTACAGTCCTATGGGTCACGCTGCGTTAAACCGCCGATTCTGTTCGGAGACATCAGCCGCCCGAAAGCCATGACTGTGGACTGGATCACCTACGCCCAGTCACTGACTGATAAGCCCATGAAAGGCATGCTGACAGGTCCGGTAACTATTCTCAACTGGTCTTTCGTACGGGACGACCAGCCCCGCTCGGAATCCTGCCGGCAGCTTGCCCTTGCTATCCGTAAAGAAGTGCTGGACCTGGAGAAAGCGGGTATCCGGATAATACAGATCGACGAGGCGGCCCTGCGGGAAGGGCTCCCCCTGCGCAGATCAGAGTGGCAGGAGTACCTGGATTGGGCGGTGGAATGCTTCCGGATTACCGCCAACGGAGTCGCCGATGAAACCCAGATTCATACCCATATGTGCTACTCGGAGTTCAAGGATATTATTGCCTCCATTGCCGATATGGATGCCGACGTAATCACCATCGAAACATCCCGTTCAGACATGGATCTCCTCGACGTCTTCGACCGTTTCAACTATCCAAACGGGATCGGTCCAGGGGTCTATGATATCCATTCTCCCAACATCCCCGGGGAGGATCACATTGTGGCATTGATGAAGCAGGCCGCCCGGCGGATCCCGGAGGAACGGCTGTGGGTCAATCCGGACTGCGGTCTGAAAACACGCCAATGGGAAGAGGTTATTCCTTCCCTGACCAACATGGTTGCGGCTGCACGGAGGCTGCGCATAGAGACTGCCTGA
- a CDS encoding LysR family transcriptional regulator yields MAAILERIHLEILRAVHIHGSLTAAAGKMNLTQSALSHSILKLEDQLGLQVWRREGRRLYPTQAGEYLLRLANRLLPQFEHAEERFEQYARGERGTLRIGIECHPCYQWLLKIAAPYLAAWPSVDLDVKQKFLFGGIGALFSYDIDLLVTPDPLYKKGLLFEPVFDYEQVLVVGADHPLVTAAYVEPEQLSRETLITYPVDVERLDIFTCFLTPAGISPRRHKLIETTEIMLQMVASGRGVAALPRWLVEENAGKFPVFPVRLGESGVDKQLFIGIRETDADIDYVQAFLEQARSQQ; encoded by the coding sequence ATGGCAGCCATACTTGAACGGATTCACCTGGAGATTTTGCGGGCCGTCCACATCCACGGCTCCCTCACGGCGGCCGCCGGGAAAATGAATCTCACCCAGTCGGCCCTCAGCCACAGCATCCTCAAACTTGAAGATCAGCTGGGTCTTCAGGTATGGCGCCGGGAAGGACGCCGCCTGTATCCCACCCAGGCGGGGGAGTACCTGCTGAGACTTGCCAACCGCCTTCTGCCCCAGTTTGAACATGCCGAGGAACGCTTTGAGCAGTATGCCCGAGGGGAGCGGGGCACCCTGCGCATCGGCATAGAATGTCATCCCTGTTACCAGTGGCTTTTAAAAATCGCCGCCCCCTATCTGGCCGCATGGCCTTCGGTGGATCTGGATGTCAAACAGAAGTTTCTCTTCGGCGGTATCGGCGCCCTGTTCAGTTATGATATCGACCTGCTGGTCACCCCCGACCCGCTGTACAAAAAGGGGCTGCTCTTTGAACCGGTCTTTGATTACGAGCAGGTTCTGGTGGTGGGAGCTGACCATCCGCTGGTCACTGCTGCATATGTCGAGCCGGAACAGCTCTCCCGGGAAACACTGATAACCTACCCGGTCGATGTGGAACGACTGGATATCTTTACATGCTTTCTGACCCCTGCCGGAATCAGTCCCAGGCGGCACAAACTGATTGAAACGACGGAGATAATGCTGCAGATGGTCGCAAGCGGACGGGGTGTGGCAGCTCTGCCCCGCTGGCTGGTGGAAGAGAATGCCGGAAAATTCCCCGTTTTTCCGGTACGTCTGGGAGAGTCCGGAGTCGATAAGCAGCTTTTTATCGGCATACGTGAGACTGACGCCGATATCGACTATGTACAGGCTTTTCTGGAGCAGGCTCGCAGTCAGCAGTAA
- a CDS encoding ornithine cyclodeaminase, nickel-pincer nucleotide-dependent, producing the protein MEPLTIISEGHLIDNGLLSEILNLIITEGFDYTIDNFHFGKRPENTSRIEISISGAEPKELLLSKLTPLGVFEKGASEGEFHVVDRDRHAPEGFYSTTNHRSEVFTGGRWVPVEEQRMDAAVVRSGDRLICTKLRDLKKGDEILCGSDSVRVYPPRIEGKAESFSFMSNDVSSERSYAVAAARIAEDLRRLKERGGRTVVVCGPVVVHTGGKEALAAMIREGYIQGFLGGNAVAVHDLEDFFYGTSLGVDTKSGEPTHGGHNHHMRAINRIYGYGSIRGAIEAGDLTGGLMYQVIKSGIPYCLAGSIRDDGPLPETVNDMIEAQRQYAEIMKETDLLLMLSSMLHSIGTGNMTPSWVKTVCVDINPAVVTKLSDRGSGQAIGVVSDVGFFLRELCSQLGIEYSVPVVS; encoded by the coding sequence ATGGAACCCCTCACGATTATCAGCGAAGGCCATCTGATAGACAATGGCCTCCTTTCGGAAATCCTGAACCTGATTATAACGGAAGGATTTGATTACACCATAGACAATTTTCATTTTGGAAAACGTCCGGAAAATACTTCCCGAATAGAGATCTCAATTTCCGGAGCGGAGCCGAAAGAGCTGCTGCTTTCCAAACTGACTCCTCTCGGTGTATTTGAGAAGGGCGCCAGTGAAGGGGAATTCCATGTTGTCGACCGGGACAGGCACGCCCCGGAAGGCTTTTACTCCACCACCAATCACCGGAGCGAAGTGTTTACGGGAGGACGCTGGGTACCTGTGGAGGAACAGCGGATGGACGCGGCTGTCGTCAGATCCGGAGACCGGCTGATATGCACCAAACTGCGGGACCTGAAGAAGGGAGATGAAATCCTCTGCGGCAGCGATTCTGTTCGTGTTTATCCCCCCAGGATCGAAGGAAAGGCGGAGAGTTTTTCCTTCATGTCCAACGATGTCTCCTCGGAACGGAGCTACGCCGTTGCGGCGGCCCGGATAGCGGAAGATCTGAGGCGCCTGAAGGAGAGAGGCGGACGTACCGTTGTTGTCTGCGGACCTGTAGTTGTCCATACCGGCGGCAAAGAGGCTCTGGCCGCGATGATCCGGGAAGGCTACATACAGGGGTTTCTTGGAGGCAATGCCGTAGCGGTTCATGATCTGGAGGATTTTTTCTACGGGACTTCCCTGGGGGTTGATACGAAAAGCGGGGAACCCACCCATGGAGGACATAATCATCACATGCGGGCCATTAACCGTATTTACGGTTACGGTTCAATCCGGGGAGCCATAGAAGCGGGGGACCTTACGGGAGGTCTCATGTATCAGGTGATTAAATCCGGAATCCCCTACTGTCTGGCCGGCTCCATCAGGGATGACGGCCCGCTGCCGGAAACCGTGAACGATATGATAGAAGCTCAGCGTCAGTACGCCGAAATCATGAAAGAGACGGACTTGCTGCTGATGCTTTCCAGCATGCTTCACTCTATCGGAACGGGGAATATGACTCCTTCCTGGGTAAAAACAGTCTGCGTGGATATCAATCCGGCGGTGGTTACAAAACTTTCCGACCGGGGATCGGGCCAGGCAATCGGCGTGGTCAGCGATGTGGGATTTTTCCTGCGGGAGCTCTGCAGTCAGCTGGGGATTGAGTACAGTGTTCCTGTAGTATCCTGA
- a CDS encoding cupin domain-containing protein, giving the protein MSTGYQIQTEPFIVPTTDGKLIEEHFGRASSGEEALSIARMVAPAGWSEPPQRPDFDEYTLVLRGKKEVTVNGERMVLSAGESIKVNAGALVRYANPFSEETEYVSVCFPAFSPEAAHRQDESESARRN; this is encoded by the coding sequence ATGAGCACGGGATACCAGATACAGACGGAACCTTTTATTGTACCCACCACGGACGGAAAACTCATCGAAGAACACTTCGGCAGGGCCTCCTCCGGTGAAGAGGCCCTGAGCATTGCCCGCATGGTGGCACCCGCCGGCTGGAGCGAACCGCCCCAGCGGCCCGATTTCGATGAGTACACCCTGGTCCTGCGGGGAAAAAAGGAGGTCACCGTCAACGGAGAACGGATGGTACTCTCCGCCGGAGAGTCCATCAAGGTTAATGCCGGGGCCCTGGTGCGTTACGCCAATCCCTTCAGTGAAGAGACGGAGTATGTTTCGGTCTGTTTTCCAGCCTTCTCGCCGGAGGCAGCCCATCGTCAGGATGAATCAGAGTCAGCCAGGAGGAACTGA
- a CDS encoding DUF1015 domain-containing protein — MASIRPFKALRPLPEYAAKLASVPYDVVSTREARSLAEGNRYSFLHVVRPEIDLPDSVDIHDDAVYEKAAENFSALKTEGVLVQENEASLYIYRLEMDGREQIGIAGCCLVDEYDNDTIKKHEFTRKAKEDDRVRHMLTLRAHAGPVLLTYRRTEPLARLLEQESSGTPLFDFTAVDGIRHTIWRCENPAQIQEAFREVPSLYIADGHHRAAGASRVKAHMLAQGISADGSEEFSSFLTVIFPSDQLNIFAYNKYVRDLGEKTPGELLSALKADFLVTPAGGGYPEARGEIHMYLESSWYRLAFKNPQTDSTDPVSALDLSRFEKLLLEPILGIEDQRSSQRIDFEGGIGSPEKLAERVDREGGTAFTFYPVSVEELMRVSDAGMVMPPKSTWFAPKLRSGLLVHEF; from the coding sequence ATGGCATCAATCCGACCCTTTAAGGCCCTGCGGCCGCTGCCGGAGTATGCGGCAAAGCTGGCCAGCGTACCCTACGATGTGGTATCCACCCGGGAGGCCCGCAGCCTTGCGGAGGGAAACCGATACAGCTTTCTGCACGTGGTACGCCCGGAGATAGATCTGCCTGATTCCGTGGATATCCACGACGATGCAGTCTACGAAAAGGCGGCGGAAAACTTCTCCGCCCTTAAAACAGAGGGTGTCCTTGTTCAGGAGAACGAGGCCTCCCTTTATATTTACCGCCTCGAAATGGACGGCAGGGAGCAGATCGGTATAGCCGGCTGCTGCCTCGTAGACGAGTATGATAACGACACCATCAAAAAACACGAGTTTACCCGAAAGGCCAAAGAGGACGATCGGGTCCGCCACATGCTGACCCTCAGGGCCCATGCAGGACCGGTGCTGTTAACCTATCGAAGGACAGAACCCCTCGCCCGTCTGCTGGAACAGGAGAGTTCCGGAACGCCTCTTTTTGATTTTACCGCCGTCGACGGCATCCGCCACACCATCTGGCGCTGTGAAAACCCGGCACAGATCCAGGAGGCCTTTCGGGAGGTTCCATCCCTCTACATAGCCGACGGACACCACCGTGCCGCAGGGGCCAGCCGGGTAAAAGCCCATATGCTCGCACAGGGAATATCAGCTGACGGATCGGAGGAGTTCAGCAGCTTTCTTACGGTTATTTTTCCGTCGGATCAGCTGAATATCTTTGCCTACAACAAGTATGTACGGGACCTGGGCGAGAAAACGCCCGGGGAACTTCTATCAGCCCTGAAAGCGGATTTTCTGGTTACTCCCGCCGGCGGAGGATACCCTGAAGCCAGGGGGGAGATTCACATGTACCTGGAGAGCAGCTGGTACAGGCTGGCGTTCAAAAACCCGCAGACCGATTCTACAGATCCGGTCTCCGCCCTGGATCTCTCCCGCTTTGAAAAGCTTCTTCTTGAGCCCATCCTGGGCATCGAGGACCAGCGGAGTTCCCAGCGGATCGACTTTGAAGGGGGGATCGGAAGTCCGGAAAAGCTGGCTGAACGGGTAGACCGGGAAGGGGGTACGGCTTTTACCTTTTATCCCGTCAGCGTCGAGGAGCTGATGCGGGTTTCCGACGCCGGAATGGTCATGCCTCCCAAGTCAACCTGGTTCGCCCCGAAGCTGCGTTCCGGGCTTCTTGTTCATGAGTTCTAA
- the serC gene encoding 3-phosphoserine/phosphohydroxythreonine transaminase: MRKYNFYAGPSTLPVEVLEELKEEIADYHGEGLSMIETSHRSPMYDRVHEETIELFHELMGIPVNYKVLFIGGGATLQFGMVPMNLLKPGTVGEYVKSGSWAGKAISDARTIGQVRILWDGKDSGYTALPDPVSLKPGNDAAYLHLTSNETIGGVQWKAFPKTGDIPLVADMSSDILSRTFDVRDFGLIYAGAQKNIGPAGVTVVIIRDDLAAASPENLPAYLRYKIHAEKNSLYNTPPVFAIYAINKVLRWLKARGGVAGIEKLNTQKAEAIYSVIDGNPGFYSSPVEKSVRSRMNVVFRLPSEELEKEFITRAKDKGMLGLKGHRDVGGCRASLYNALPLEGARALADLMKDFAAEKG, translated from the coding sequence ATGAGAAAATACAACTTTTACGCCGGCCCCTCGACCCTTCCCGTGGAGGTTCTGGAGGAGCTGAAAGAAGAGATAGCCGACTACCACGGAGAAGGCCTCTCGATGATAGAGACCAGTCACCGCAGCCCCATGTACGACAGGGTCCATGAAGAGACCATCGAGCTTTTTCACGAACTCATGGGAATCCCGGTAAACTACAAGGTTCTCTTCATAGGCGGCGGTGCCACCCTGCAGTTCGGTATGGTCCCCATGAACCTGCTGAAACCCGGGACCGTCGGGGAATATGTAAAGAGCGGCAGCTGGGCGGGGAAGGCGATAAGCGATGCACGAACCATAGGTCAGGTACGAATACTCTGGGACGGGAAGGATTCAGGCTACACAGCCCTGCCGGACCCCGTATCCCTGAAACCGGGAAATGACGCTGCCTATCTCCATCTGACCTCCAACGAAACCATCGGCGGAGTCCAGTGGAAGGCTTTCCCTAAAACCGGCGACATCCCGCTGGTGGCGGACATGTCTTCCGACATCCTGAGCAGGACCTTCGATGTCAGGGACTTCGGACTCATCTACGCGGGAGCCCAGAAGAATATCGGCCCGGCAGGAGTTACCGTGGTAATTATCCGGGATGACCTGGCCGCCGCATCCCCGGAAAACCTGCCGGCATACCTGCGATACAAAATCCACGCCGAAAAGAACTCCCTCTACAACACCCCGCCGGTTTTTGCGATCTATGCGATAAACAAGGTGCTCAGGTGGCTCAAGGCACGGGGAGGAGTCGCGGGAATCGAAAAGCTCAACACACAGAAAGCGGAAGCCATCTACTCGGTTATCGACGGGAACCCCGGCTTCTACTCATCCCCGGTGGAAAAGAGCGTCAGGTCCCGGATGAACGTCGTGTTCAGGCTTCCCTCTGAGGAGCTGGAAAAAGAGTTTATTACCAGGGCAAAGGACAAGGGCATGCTGGGCCTCAAAGGCCACCGCGACGTCGGCGGCTGCAGGGCCTCCCTCTATAACGCCCTTCCCCTGGAGGGAGCCAGGGCTCTGGCCGACTTGATGAAGGACTTCGCCGCCGAAAAAGGCTAA